One Nocardia iowensis DNA window includes the following coding sequences:
- a CDS encoding DUF427 domain-containing protein, with the protein MIRAVWNGAILAETPRTVRVEGNHYFPPDSLNREFFTESPTTSVCPWKGVAHYYTVVVNDEKNSDAAWYYPRPSPLARKIKNHVAFWNDVQIEGESDAPRSGRLANLPTWLGGKR; encoded by the coding sequence ATGATTCGCGCAGTCTGGAACGGTGCAATACTGGCCGAGACGCCGCGTACGGTCCGGGTCGAGGGCAACCACTACTTCCCCCCGGATTCGCTGAACCGCGAGTTCTTCACCGAAAGCCCCACCACGTCGGTATGCCCGTGGAAGGGCGTCGCGCACTACTACACCGTGGTCGTGAACGACGAGAAGAACTCGGACGCAGCCTGGTACTACCCGAGGCCGAGCCCGCTCGCGCGAAAAATCAAGAACCACGTAGCGTTCTGGAACGATGTCCAGATAGAAGGCGAATCCGACGCCCCGCGTTCAGGCCGACTGGCCAACCTGCCGACCTGGCTAGGCGGCAAGCGCTGA
- a CDS encoding VOC family protein, with translation MTIARLSLITLHCADQEALAAFWAELLGGEIVHRTEEVAVVQTERGALCALRVPGYEPPTWPGGATPNHMHLDLVVDDLDAGEAEAIRVGARRAEVQPGPDRWRVLLDPAGHPFCLTTHLPLLPLGPRPEERDEDR, from the coding sequence GTGACTATCGCGCGGTTGAGTTTGATCACGCTGCATTGCGCGGACCAGGAGGCATTGGCGGCGTTCTGGGCTGAGTTGCTCGGGGGTGAAATCGTGCACCGCACTGAGGAAGTCGCGGTGGTCCAGACCGAACGTGGTGCGCTGTGTGCCCTTCGGGTTCCGGGGTATGAGCCACCGACCTGGCCGGGCGGTGCGACGCCTAATCACATGCATCTCGATCTGGTGGTGGACGATCTGGATGCGGGTGAGGCGGAGGCCATTCGGGTGGGTGCGCGACGGGCCGAGGTGCAGCCGGGGCCGGATCGGTGGCGGGTATTGCTCGATCCTGCTGGGCATCCGTTCTGTCTGACGACGCACCTTCCATTGCTGCCCTTGGGGCCTCGGCCGGAGGAACGCGACGAGGACCGGTGA
- a CDS encoding amylo-alpha-1,6-glucosidase → MTAALSPAPLNSGEPTGFGGAGSVTLVEGGTFCLSNRLGDVEPGRPHGLFFRDARVVSRWELLVDGHLPEPLSVLSPEAFAARFVLRRPPTAGLADSTLLVVRERVIADGMHEVLTLENMGREPTAVTLELHVDADFVDLFAVKEGRAGHSRAEVTVAEGELLFHDRADRMRGLSVSATVEPSVLPGTLLWRVVVPVGASWQTEITAQPTLGNQRFQAPLAPGEHYGVSAPGRKIAAWRHTATDIAASHPELTQVLRRTESDLGALQIHDDSEESRPFVAAGAPWFMTLFGRDSLLTAWMALPLEVDLALGTLQQLAELQGQSVNPLTEEEPGRIMHEMRRGPAGGLVLGGNIYYGTVDATPLFVMLLAQCHRWGADPEAIRDLLPAADAALNWIEDYGDRDGDGFVEYRRATDRGLVNQGWKDSFDGVNDRQGHIAEAPIALCEVQGYVYSALLARAELAEAFDDPGMAVALRDQAAELRGKFAEQFWLPEQGWYAIALDRGKRRVDALTSNAAHCLWSGIATDEHAAELVQHLSSPAMDSGFGLRTLSSKMGAYNPMSYHCGSVWPHDTAIAVAGLLRYRHVPGAVDLASRLATGLLDAASAFDGRLPELFCGFPRARFATPVPYPTSCSPQAWASAAPLLLVRSFLGLDPDVPNRTITVCPVVPPQWGRITLSALRLGPITVDLEVEGAQVTAARLPDDWQLVTR, encoded by the coding sequence CTGAACTCCGGTGAGCCGACGGGTTTCGGTGGAGCGGGCTCGGTAACGCTCGTAGAAGGCGGCACCTTCTGTTTGTCGAACCGGCTCGGCGATGTCGAACCGGGCCGCCCGCACGGGCTGTTCTTCCGGGACGCTCGCGTGGTTTCCCGCTGGGAGCTGCTGGTGGACGGCCATCTGCCCGAGCCGCTTTCGGTGTTGAGTCCGGAGGCCTTCGCGGCCCGGTTCGTGTTGCGAAGACCGCCGACGGCAGGCCTGGCCGACAGCACCTTGCTCGTGGTGCGGGAGCGGGTCATCGCCGACGGTATGCACGAGGTCCTCACACTGGAGAACATGGGCCGCGAGCCCACCGCCGTCACCCTCGAGTTGCATGTCGACGCCGATTTTGTCGACCTGTTCGCGGTGAAGGAGGGGCGTGCCGGACACAGTCGGGCCGAGGTGACCGTGGCCGAGGGAGAGCTGCTGTTCCACGACCGGGCCGACCGCATGCGCGGGCTCTCGGTCTCCGCGACCGTGGAGCCGTCGGTGTTGCCGGGCACGTTGCTGTGGCGGGTCGTCGTCCCCGTCGGCGCGAGCTGGCAGACCGAAATCACCGCCCAGCCCACTCTCGGCAACCAGCGGTTCCAGGCGCCACTGGCCCCCGGTGAGCACTACGGCGTCAGCGCACCCGGTCGCAAGATCGCCGCTTGGCGGCACACCGCGACCGACATCGCCGCGTCCCACCCGGAACTCACCCAGGTGTTGCGCCGCACCGAAAGCGACCTGGGCGCCTTGCAGATCCACGACGACTCCGAGGAGAGCAGACCGTTCGTGGCCGCGGGCGCGCCGTGGTTCATGACCCTGTTCGGCCGCGACAGCCTGCTGACCGCCTGGATGGCCCTGCCGCTGGAGGTCGACCTGGCCCTCGGCACGCTGCAGCAGCTGGCCGAACTGCAAGGGCAGTCGGTGAATCCGCTGACCGAAGAGGAACCGGGGCGGATCATGCACGAGATGCGCCGTGGTCCCGCGGGCGGCCTGGTGCTCGGCGGCAACATCTATTACGGAACCGTCGACGCCACACCGCTTTTCGTGATGCTGCTGGCTCAATGCCACCGCTGGGGCGCGGATCCGGAAGCGATCAGGGATCTGCTGCCTGCCGCCGACGCGGCACTGAATTGGATCGAAGACTATGGCGACCGCGACGGCGACGGGTTCGTCGAGTACCGGCGCGCCACCGACCGCGGCCTGGTCAACCAGGGCTGGAAGGACAGCTTCGACGGCGTCAACGACCGGCAGGGCCACATTGCCGAGGCGCCCATCGCACTGTGCGAGGTCCAGGGTTATGTGTATTCCGCCCTGCTCGCCCGCGCCGAGCTCGCCGAGGCGTTCGACGATCCCGGCATGGCCGTGGCGCTGCGCGATCAAGCCGCCGAGTTGCGCGGCAAGTTCGCCGAGCAGTTCTGGCTGCCGGAGCAGGGGTGGTACGCCATCGCCCTCGATCGCGGCAAGCGTCGTGTCGACGCGCTGACAAGCAATGCGGCGCACTGTCTTTGGTCCGGGATTGCCACTGACGAGCACGCCGCCGAGCTCGTGCAGCATCTGTCGAGCCCGGCGATGGACAGCGGCTTCGGGCTGCGCACCCTTTCCTCGAAGATGGGCGCCTACAACCCGATGAGCTACCACTGCGGTTCGGTATGGCCGCATGACACGGCCATCGCGGTGGCCGGTCTGCTGCGCTACCGTCACGTGCCGGGCGCGGTCGATCTCGCGAGTCGACTGGCGACCGGATTGCTCGACGCCGCATCGGCTTTCGACGGCAGACTACCGGAGTTGTTCTGCGGCTTCCCGCGTGCGCGGTTCGCGACGCCGGTGCCGTACCCCACATCCTGTTCACCACAGGCATGGGCGAGCGCCGCCCCGCTGCTGCTGGTGCGCTCGTTCCTCGGCCTCGACCCCGACGTGCCCAACCGGACCATCACCGTGTGTCCGGTGGTGCCGCCGCAATGGGGCCGAATCACGTTGTCCGCGTTGCGCCTTGGGCCGATTACCGTCGACCTGGAGGTGGAAGGTGCTCAGGTTACCGCCGCCCGGCTACCGGACGACTGGCAACTGGTCACCCGATGA
- a CDS encoding potassium-transporting ATPase subunit C gives MRFSTWIRQHLAALRALLVLTVITGIVYPVAVFAVAQLPGLHDRSNGSLIEVDGTVVGSRLIGQSFTDPDGKALVQYFQSRPSMAGTNGYDPMSTSASNLGPESIVDAPDTPSLLTTVCTRSKEVGDREGVDGSRPFCTENGVGAVLSVIGPRDADGEVSHPTQVVSVNEACPATPFLSTYKGVRVECAKAGEDYSVGRIVPIFGDASVDTPVPSDAVTASGSGLDPHISPAYAALQVARIAKVRNISEDQVRALIDANTSGRTLGFLGEPRVNVVELNLDLDRRYPFRG, from the coding sequence ATGCGCTTTTCAACCTGGATCCGGCAGCACCTGGCCGCGTTGCGTGCGCTGCTCGTGCTCACCGTGATCACCGGAATCGTCTATCCCGTCGCGGTTTTCGCGGTGGCGCAGCTGCCGGGGCTGCACGACAGGTCGAACGGGTCGCTGATCGAGGTCGACGGCACGGTCGTCGGCTCCCGGCTGATCGGCCAGTCGTTCACCGATCCCGACGGCAAGGCGCTGGTGCAGTACTTCCAGAGCCGCCCGTCCATGGCGGGCACGAACGGCTACGACCCGATGTCCACCTCGGCGTCCAACCTGGGTCCGGAGAGCATCGTCGACGCGCCGGACACACCGAGCCTGCTCACCACTGTCTGCACCCGCAGCAAGGAGGTCGGCGACCGTGAGGGGGTCGACGGCAGCCGTCCGTTCTGCACTGAAAATGGTGTGGGAGCGGTACTTTCGGTGATCGGCCCGCGCGACGCCGACGGTGAGGTCTCGCACCCGACGCAGGTCGTCAGCGTCAACGAGGCGTGCCCGGCGACGCCGTTCCTGTCCACCTACAAGGGTGTGCGGGTCGAGTGCGCCAAAGCTGGCGAAGACTACTCCGTCGGCCGGATCGTCCCGATCTTCGGCGACGCCTCGGTCGACACACCGGTGCCATCGGACGCCGTCACCGCGAGCGGCAGCGGGCTGGATCCGCACATCTCCCCGGCTTACGCCGCCCTTCAAGTCGCGCGAATCGCCAAGGTCCGCAACATCTCCGAGGACCAGGTGCGTGCGCTGATCGACGCCAACACCAGCGGCCGCACGCTGGGCTTCCTCGGTGAACCCCGAGTCAACGTCGTCGAACTGAACCTCGACCTCGACCGCCGCTACCCGTTCCGCGGCTGA